In a genomic window of Henningerozyma blattae CBS 6284 chromosome 9, complete genome:
- the TBLA0I00670 gene encoding uncharacterized protein (similar to Saccharomyces cerevisiae SHE2 (YKL130C); ancestral locus Anc_2.438), which produces MLCSSFSVSSDLPHAFPFQATQFAENLTQATFPRRSYRKKQPWLLGHLRKSCTNSEDATRLMYFSQTVDVFSIFSLNHRFRKKKKIMTPKIIIKRVAKGCQRLPKGVKGIQQKTDFESVTSYLLCTNCRASLKIYIYIYIYLHIHRRIYNCIFFVMTTNSKSYRHTHKMSEIIISTSDLKLMKSQKPSTNLQSSLSDNVRVFVHYIDCYVGFLNKYIGLLRRQQCLRFERSVVIKFVKKMRFVSNSLVEFRTKLDTNQLDESIDSEQLIVLIGSQYLKFIEILDLLTYYLTQPLSNETIIKTLNSNYIIPPECVTVFEDTNNHILKFIQWFLESININDSFLKSEVIQFALKWAREDEVDLEFTKNMFLQEIIQVDDIEEYEELLIDWTNILVEKVSSLRESFESTMVVLTDNIIPIKQKT; this is translated from the coding sequence ATGCTCTGCAGTAGTTTCTCTGTCTCCAGCGATCTCCCCCACGCGTTTCCCTTTCAGGCAACACAATTTGCAGAGAACTTGACGCAGGCAACGTTCCCACGCCGTTCCTACAGAAAGAAGCAGCCGTGGCTTCTTGGCCACTTGAGAAAAAGCTGTACAAATAGTGAAGACGCGACGCGACTCATGTATTTTTCCCAAACTGTTGACgttttttccattttttccTTGAATCAcagatttagaaaaaaaaaaaaaataatgacaCCCAAGATCATAATAAAAAGGGTAGCCAAGGGTTGCCAAAGGTTGCCAAAGGGAGTCAAGGGTATCCAACAGAAAACAGATTTTGAAAGTGTGACGAGTTATCTACTCTGTACAAATTGTCGAGCctcattaaaaatatatatatatatatatatatatttgcaCATCCACAGGCGTATTTATAATTGTATCTTTTTTGTAATGACAACCAATTCAAAATCATACCGACACACACACAAGATGtctgaaataataatttctacTAGTGATCTGAAACTTATGAAATCTCAAAAACCATCAACTAATTTACAATCTTCACTATCCGATAACGTCCGAGTCTTTGTTCATTACATCGATTGCTATGTGGGatttttaaacaaatatatcGGTCTATTACGTCGACAACAATGTCTAAGATTCGAACGATCCGTGGTCATTAAGtttgtgaaaaaaatgagaTTTGTTTCAAATAGTCTCGTCGAATTTAGAACTAAACTAGATACAAATCAATTGGATGAGTCCATTGATTCAGAACAATTGATAGTATTGATTGGATCTCagtatttgaaattcatAGAGATTCTTGATTTGCTCACATACTATTTAACACAACCGTTATCGAAtgaaacaataataaaaacattgaattcaaattatataataccTCCCGAATGTGTCACGGTTTTCGAAGATACtaataatcatattttgaaattcattCAATGGTTTTTAgaatcaattaatattaatgattcatttttaaaatcagaAGTAATTCAATTCGCCTTAAAATGGGCTCGTGAAGATGAAGTGGATTTAGAATTCACTAAAAATATGTTTTTACAAGAAATCATTCAAGTGGACGATATCGAAGAGTATGAAGAGTTATTAATCGATTGGACTAATATTTTGGTGGAAAAAGTTTCCTCACTAAGAGAAAGTTTCGAATCCACGATGGTTGTTTTAactgataatattataccCATCAAACAAAAGAcctaa